The window atgtttacattatttataatattaattatgacatatcatatttttaaatttgggaGTACACAAAAGCGTTCTGTATATAATCCCATTGTCCTTAATGATTTACATTCATTACCTGTACAAGTAATAGATGCAGATTTTGCAATGGCAGATATCACAAATAGTTCTTGCACATACTTCAGTTGTTTTAATGTTTATCGTTGTGGCAGTCAAGGAAATAAGCTTTTAGTATATGTTTATCCACCAAAATTATATGTAGATTCATTAGAAAGATCTATAACAAGTCATATAACAAAAgagttttatcaaattttaaatacaattatttcaagTAAATTTTACACACCAAATCCATATGAAGCATGTATCTTCATTCCTTCAATTGAtacattaaatcaaaatagattaaaattacaagaagTTTCACAAGCTCTGAAATCATTGCCATTgtaagtttctttttattttatatatttatataaaatataaatataatattaaaaaaatttttattaaaagtataattttattatgtgaaatttattcaaattttagctGGAATAATGGAGAAaatcatttgatatttaatatgataccTGGAACTGTACCTGATTATAATACAGTTATTGATGTACCTGTTGGAAAAGCAATGATTGCAGGTGCAGGAATGTCTTCATTAACATATAGATCTGGTTTTGATATCAGTTTACCAGTATATAGTCCTCTtgtaaataatcttaaattaaattttaataatacaaggtaataaactttataatcttttaattattcataataataaatatttatatattctagaCCATGGTTAATCATATCATCTCAAATGAACATTAATTCTGCTTCTGAACAAGATTTgttagaaattaaatctatatcaccaaaagatatttttatattaggtaCATGTTTTCACTATAATTCTATGAATAACACAATTCGATGTGCAGGAGAAGATGTTTATAAGTATCCTAATGTGCTTCAAGTatgtaataatcattataattaaaacaaataaaattttgtattatattaaaattaatattgttagaCAGCAACATTCTGTTTAGTAATACGAGGTGCAAGACTTGGTCAAACTACACTTTTAGAATGCATGGCAGCAGGTTCTATACCTGTAATTATAGCTGATTCTTTGACAATGCCTTTTCATGGTATAATTGATTGGACtaggtattatatattataataattaattatatattagctcttttataattatataataaatatattttatgtgtagagctgttatatttatacgagaagtagatattttatcattaatatcagttttaaaaaaaatatctcaagaACGAATTATAGAACTTCAACAACAGGGTGCATGGctttatgaaaaatactttaaatctatggaaaaaataatagaaaccaCGTTGGAATTACTTGCAGATCGTGTATTTCCACACTTAAGTAGAGATTATACATTTTGGAATATACCAATTCACAAGGAaagtcaaaattatattaattatataacaattatcaataaattaaattaattattattttatttataaatgtaggATATTACATCTCCGTTGTTTTTACCTATTACTGTGCCAAAAACTCGAGGATTTACTGCTGTAATTTTAACATATGACAGATTAGAATTGctgtttctattaattaataaacttgtTAAAGTACCAAGTTTATCTAAAGTTCTAGTTATATGGAATAATCAACAAAAAGATCCTCCAcatcgtaaattttaatttttcatattaatattttaatattataatctttaatttatagtataaaatttatatataatattatttaaattaaaatttttttatatattatagcatCTAGATGGCCAAAGTTAAGTAAACCATTAAAAGTTAtacaaacaaaagaaaataaactatCTAATAGATTTTATCCTTATGATGAAATTGAAACTGAAGCAGTTTTATCAATAGATgatgatattattatgttaactGCTGATGAAGTAGAATTTGCTTATGAggtttgtatataatttaaacgataataatgatagtaataataataataataataaataatcattagatATGGAGAGAATTCCCAGATCGAATAGTTGGTTTTCCCTCTAGAATTCATATGTGGGACAATGGAACAAATTGTTGGAAATATGAAAGTGAATGGACTAACAGTATTTCTATGGTTTTAACTGGAGCTGCATTCCAtcataaagtaatataatattattatatgatattttattattatttaaacagatTTAGATTCCaacaaacttttatttcagacatcaaaaatataattttttaaattttgttattccttcctgaaaaataatatttttaatatttccattataaatTTCCTTATGATCCCGGATATTCCTGAACaagtttctgaaaaaattaggtataatgttttatttgtaatttaatatataatatcttttttcattatataattattaatatatttcagtattggaattatatgtatactaCTGCTATGCCTGGTGACATAAAAGAATGGGTTGATGAACATATGAATTGTGAAGATATagctatgaattttttaatagcaaATATTACAGGAAAAGCACCTATAAAAgtaagtttattataattttttttaatttgagatatatttaatatatataaaatatttaatattatgatataggTGACaccaaagaaaaaatttcgatgtcCAGAATGCACAAATACTGAAATGTTATCAGCAGATTTAACTCATATGGTAGAACGTACTCAATGTATAAATAGATTCTCTTTAATTTATGGATCAATGCCATTACAATCAGTTGAATTTCGTGCAGATccagttttatttaaagatatatttcccGAAAaacttaaaagatttaatgatattggaagtttataaatatttattcaaaatataataataaaaaagctttttgttataatattatatgaatattaaaatattatataatacaaattaagaaatataaaattagtatgaaataaattatctactAAAATATAGttgaattatatcatattaataatagatacatattcattttattaacaacacattttattatatatttactttttttttattaaatttaaataaaatttaataaaacatcaatttttttataaaaagaataaataatttatatttataaaatcttatattttttaattatttcgaaattttaagatcattattatatttttatttatttattttttttaattttaataaattcaatgatgattcaatataatataaatataatacaatcaaatatgatacatatatattgttttgatttttataaaaatggataaaacttATAACATcgcagatattttattatatttttttttgatactttttttatatcataattataaagatttttatatcatcatttttttttatatcataattataagatatatttaaattaattagaaataaataattattttaagtagTTTCTTATATGGTAATatggtataataatattgtcttGCACAAatcataaattcattaatacacTATgtgattttaaaacaaattcctTCAACAATTGCTTTTTTACCAACTTCATGAGATGGAAGAACAGCCATATGActctaaaaagaataaattaataataaatattatttatatttatttttattttaagaaatgaacAATCTTACCATTGGCGTTTGTTCATTTGAATTCATGTAACCTATTATCATTGAATTTGTAGAATGGCTCCAAAGGAAATCCCCTAATCCTTCTTGTGGTGCATATCGTATAGCAATAACACCTCCAAGTTTCTGTTCAAGTccatacaaaaattttgaatctaaaaaatttgtatttctataaaaacattttatctataaatcataatttgttcactctaataaaagatatttttaatattgtaaaataataataaagtagttACGAGTTTTCACCGATAAAATCAGCTTTCATAGAATGATACAAGTTGGTAATAGGACAAGAACTATGTGATATAGCTTCTGCAACTGTTCGTGCAAGTAAAGTACGAATAAGATGTTCTCCACAGCCTGATGTGCTTGTTcctatagaatatttatctttatatgcCCATGTACCACATCCCCACATTCCTgccttaaaattataattataattatttaatcattttcaaataaaacatttatacataataataataaaaaataaatttgtaaaatataccTGTCCCACTCTTCcaggatattttaaaataataccacCACTAGAACAAGCTCCAGCaatatttccttctttatCAACACATATTGCTCCAACTGTATCCATTCTTTGTTTGgtatactatattattcaattaatttaaaattttatttaaaaaactataatataataaaataaaaaaaataaaatattaaaaattatttaccttTTGAACATCTGCattagaattttctatttttcttttataatgtttatacaTTTTCTGTGCTtttgctataaaaatataaatgtaataaaatatttattaaatttatatataataaaatattatcaaaaatcatagaaatgtataatttataattaacaatttctaaatgtatacgaataataaaaaaataaaagattttacatacttgaaattaattgttcTGGAGATAAAGTTTGGATTCTCATTTCTTGTGCCCATACATGGGCACCATTCCCAACTAGAAaactacattatatttatttatttttaaatgagtaataaaaaaaatattattttaaatctttaaaatattaatttttaataattatacctTGGAGGAATTCTACCATATGCAATTTTAACTGATTGATGTTCACAAAGTCGTTTTGCCAATAAAACAGGATTTTTTATTCCACTAACTGCACCAACAGCTCCAAATTGCAATGTAGTACCATCCATAACGCTTGCATCACATTCTACGGTTCCTTCTAATGTAAGATTAGAACCAAATCCAGCATTAGTTAATGGAGAATTTTCTAATACTATTACAGTTTCTACTACAGCATCTAATGAACTACCACCAGTTTTTAAATTCTGTATaccctttaaaaatattattgaattatattataatatattaaaatattataaataaaaaatttaaaataacttacaGCTTTGCATGCTTGACgacataatttttgatatttttctttaagagtTTCGGAATGTCGTCCTGCCcctaataaaacatattaatataatactcagcatataaattaaaatataaaatataataaacatataattatatatatattataaatataataaacatataaattaattaaaatattaatttatttttttttacaattatgcTTAAATATACGTTTCCAAAACTAATAACATACCTACATGAACAGCAATAAATCCATGATTAATATtactcattataatattattattaagttttcagtgttattaaatatttatatttcttttttttttttgatttctgatcatcacatatataatttttgtattaattttcatttatattttgtaaatatttctaaataaaattatatagatatataaatatctatttatttatatctatttatttaatttataatttatatttaaataagatataaaaatttgtaggtttttattatatattgtaatcaCATTacctataaaatatgtataaaattatctttaaacacGCATGCGTAATTACATACTTGAAtctatagttatatataatactatgacacaaatttttatgaatatattttataatttaattattttaaaatattatagaaatatgtatttaaaaacattatttaaaaagtctaAATaacttaaatcaaaattttgaatttttctaatacaataaattatattaaataaatgaaactacaatgatcaaaatttaagtcaaatattcaattataaattgttggcATAATTAATGTACATATTAGCCGAAAATATCATATCTAGATTGAAAAGATCATAAAGTAAatcttatttacttttttttataaaataaaaaatttatttaaaattatatagtttatatttatttaaaatttatatagtttaagcaaatatataaatataaagtatattaaaacaaaaaataaaaattaagaattaaattaaatataaataagttattatatattatttacattattgtattaaattatttaatttattaatttaatttatcataataaaatgttagaaacaaacattttataaaatcgcgGGAATCTGAAACTAGTAACTATAGTCACTTAAGTATCTATATCATGATAAGATCCAAACATTGAATTTACCTAATAACcgcttttatctttaataaataatagattgtgCATTAAGTCAAGTTCACACAATAAAAGGatagaataaaacaatttaaatatagaacttTTTTTGATTGTCCAGTTTTCGCCATCTGGTGAAAATGAATGTCGGTcgattaaaacttatatagtTATTGAAACTGACGCTAAAGGGCgtaaatttttgcataaaatacgCGGGAGTTGTCTATCCATAGTTCGTATTAATACCAATGGAATTGAACATACAGATTTATTACTTgctatgtttaaatttatatgtgaAGTACGTAAcatgtaacaattttttatgttcCCATGAAAtactacaaaatttaaaataccggttattaacataaaatatcaatttttgcagTATTAAATCAAATGAAGGCTTTTTATATTAggtacatttatattttcaaatttatgtgtaattatatttatcatttttaatgaatgatttatatttatttttacatttattttgattaggATGCCTCAATTAACATAAGGATTATTTTAGGTTACTTGAATTAACAACATAGTAGCCATCTATTTcaactttatatatacttacatataaatacatatatatacatatatatataatatatatatatatatatattgtaagtaccacatttaaaatttcttttttgatgatgttaaatatttatatattaagttatgttattttattataaataataaaaatgataaaaatctgaTGAAATTTTCAGGATTAAGTGACAGATAATAAAAggcatataatttataatatattgaatggccatattaataaaaaacatttggaCTTTGTGCTACAAGCAATTGTTTTCTTACAACAATCATGTTGTTGttcgactttttaaaaaaattttttgggtGGGTAGATGAAGCACCTAGAAAACGTAGAGCAGTTTCATTTagtttggaaaaagaatttgttaCTCCAAAAAAACATCGTTGTGATTATAAGACTATTAACGTGGAGGAAGAAcctattgaaattaaagatgATAGTGATGAAGATGAAGTTCAAGTTATTACTAAACATAAATATCCTTCCATTAAGGCTTCTAGTAAATTAAATGGTACATGTAATAATAGTAGAGAAAAATCACTTACTTGTTGttcttcatctttttcatCATCAAAATCTCAACCATGTTATGACAAAGTAAATATAGGATGTTCTAGTAATAAAAGTGgaagaatacaaaatattgaatcaCATCAACAATGTTCAACATTGATTAAAACTCATCGTTTAAGGGAAAAAAATCAGTatgaagaattattacaaaattttctccCACGTAGGATACATGTCATATGtgataaaaatgatgataaaagATCTACACAAGAACCAATAGAAGTAATAGATTTAGAAAGATCTAGTTCTTCAACTCCTTTTTCCAAAACTCAGTCAGCTTCTAGAAAACATGATAGAATGTTACAAATGCATTGGAGTACtccaattaaagaaaaaagagatacagaaataattaatttagataatgatgaaaaagaagagcTAATACATTCCattcataataaaacattgtctcatagaaaaaatgttattgaaaaagaaaaattttcacaaaataaatatactgaATGTATAACTACAAACACATTAAGAGATCAATTAGCAGCAAAAGCTGTAATGAGGGAAGATTTTATTCCTCAAGTAGCAAAACGTTATAATGAACGTATTGAACAACGTTATAAAGAAGcagaaaaacttaaaaaaatgacATGTGTATTAT is drawn from Apis mellifera strain DH4 linkage group LG5, Amel_HAv3.1, whole genome shotgun sequence and contains these coding sequences:
- the LOC726216 gene encoding exostosin-2, with the translated sequence MVLTTRMSHKVNRISYYYHNVFVIFLLMFTLFIILIMTYHIFKFGSTQKRSVYNPIVLNDLHSLPVQVIDADFAMADITNSSCTYFSCFNVYRCGSQGNKLLVYVYPPKLYVDSLERSITSHITKEFYQILNTIISSKFYTPNPYEACIFIPSIDTLNQNRLKLQEVSQALKSLPFWNNGENHLIFNMIPGTVPDYNTVIDVPVGKAMIAGAGMSSLTYRSGFDISLPVYSPLVNNLKLNFNNTRPWLIISSQMNINSASEQDLLEIKSISPKDIFILGTCFHYNSMNNTIRCAGEDVYKYPNVLQTATFCLVIRGARLGQTTLLECMAAGSIPVIIADSLTMPFHGIIDWTRAVIFIREVDILSLISVLKKISQERIIELQQQGAWLYEKYFKSMEKIIETTLELLADRVFPHLSRDYTFWNIPIHKDITSPLFLPITVPKTRGFTAVILTYDRLELLFLLINKLVKVPSLSKVLVIWNNQQKDPPHPSRWPKLSKPLKVIQTKENKLSNRFYPYDEIETEAVLSIDDDIIMLTADEVEFAYEIWREFPDRIVGFPSRIHMWDNGTNCWKYESEWTNSISMVLTGAAFHHKYWNYMYTTAMPGDIKEWVDEHMNCEDIAMNFLIANITGKAPIKVTPKKKFRCPECTNTEMLSADLTHMVERTQCINRFSLIYGSMPLQSVEFRADPVLFKDIFPEKLKRFNDIGSL
- the LOC552236 gene encoding threonine aspartase 1 isoform X2 — its product is MSNINHGFIAVHVGAGRHSETLKEKYQKLCRQACKAGIQNLKTGGSSLDAVVETVIVLENSPLTNAGFGSNLTLEGTVECDASVMDGTTLQFGAVGAVSGIKNPVLLAKRLCEHQSVKIAYGRIPPSFLVGNGAHVWAQEMRIQTLSPEQLISTKAQKMYKHYKRKIENSNADVQKYTKQRMDTVGAICVDKEGNIAGACSSGGIILKYPGRVGQAGMWGCGTWAYKDKYSIGTSTSGCGEHLIRTLLARTVAEAISHSSCPITNLYHSMKADFIDSKFLYGLEQKLGGVIAIRYAPQEGLGDFLWSHSTNSMIIGYMNSNEQTPMSHMAVLPSHEVGKKAIVEGICFKIT
- the LOC552236 gene encoding threonine aspartase 1 isoform X1 translates to MSNINHGFIAVHVGAGRHSETLKEKYQKLCRQACKAGIQNLKTGGSSLDAVVETVIVLENSPLTNAGFGSNLTLEGTVECDASVMDGTTLQFGAVGAVSGIKNPVLLAKRLCEHQSVKIAYGRIPPSFLVGNGAHVWAQEMRIQTLSPEQLISTKAQKMYKHYKRKIENSNADVQKYTKQRMDTVGAICVDKEGNIAGACSSGGIILKYPGRVGQAGMWGCGTWAYKDKYSIGTSTSGCGEHLIRTLLARTVAEAISHSSCPITNLYHSMKADFIGENSNTNFLDSKFLYGLEQKLGGVIAIRYAPQEGLGDFLWSHSTNSMIIGYMNSNEQTPMSHMAVLPSHEVGKKAIVEGICFKIT
- the LOC413926 gene encoding sentrin-specific protease 1 — its product is MLLFDFLKKFFGWVDEAPRKRRAVSFSLEKEFVTPKKHRCDYKTINVEEEPIEIKDDSDEDEVQVITKHKYPSIKASSKLNGTCNNSREKSLTCCSSSFSSSKSQPCYDKVNIGCSSNKSGRIQNIESHQQCSTLIKTHRLREKNQYEELLQNFLPRRIHVICDKNDDKRSTQEPIEVIDLERSSSSTPFSKTQSASRKHDRMLQMHWSTPIKEKRDTEIINLDNDEKEELIHSIHNKTLSHRKNVIEKEKFSQNKYTECITTNTLRDQLAAKAVMREDFIPQVAKRYNERIEQRYKEAEKLKKMTCVLSKHNRLAREAALEEHLARSMRLCEAVLEEKEDLEEPELPTLTEEMLQEIKNALISRPPDEVLVEGFGLRITRKDIHTLADLNWLNDEVINFYMNLLIARSTTNDKYPKVHAMNTFFYPKLISGGHSSLKRWTRKIDIFAQDLIVVPIHLGIHWCMSIIDFRDKSIRYYDSMGGNNSKCLSALRQYLEDESLDKKKQNYDTSNWKLECAKSIPQQMNGSDCGVFSCMFAEYICANKKITFTQQDMPYFRNKMVYEILKSKLL